CGCAAAGGCCTTGTAGGGATCTCCAGTGCGATCATGTTGGAGAGGCCATCTCCAGAGCCCAAGCCACTGCCAATGTAGCCTTCCATTTCATCCTCAAGGCCACTGGGCATACCAGGGTCGGCAGTAGAATTCACTGCAAAATATTGAAGGTCATAAGTAAATGAATCCAGCCGACCTCCTAATACTGAACCTGTCGCTTCAGACATATACCCAACCACCGGATTTGCATGGTGAATACCGTTCACTAATATGTTTTGAGAAGCGGGTTGAGCTGGATCATCTGGATTGATATCGCGACCATAGCGTAAGCCCATGACAACTGTTGAAAACGGCAGAGGAGAGCCTTCTAGAGCGGAAAGAGTGCTGAGTGTCGCGGATACCGGTAGAACTAATTCGGTTCCTAAACTACTGTCTACCGCAATGGGATCTGTCAAAAGAGACTGAATATTATTCGTGGCATTACTACCAGGCGCTCCATTTCGAACGACTGTAAAGTAGAGCCCTAGTCCTTGAACACCAGCACTTCCCCCTTTAAACCCATCCGTAACCGTTGCGGCCGTCACAGAAAAAGGAGTGTCTCCAGCTTGTGCAGTCATTCCATGCACTGGATAGCGAAGCCCACTGCCAGGTCGATAACCTGCTGAAGTCGGAATGTTGGAAGATGCCGAGCTTCTATTTCGGTCGACAACAGCTTCACCACTTGCCGAGTATACCCGCACTTCACCGGGCAGCCAAAGCGATGGAGAGGCGACGGGGATAGTCGCTTTGAAAGAACTTGTAGAGCGACTAGCGACAATCGTGCCTAGGTTCGTTGTTCGTGTGTCGGTGCCAGCCTCAAAGGTGAAATTAAACGGACTAATCTGCCGCAGCTCCACGGTGTAATTGCCTGAGCCCATATCCAAAGCGACATTATATGGATTCCATAGAGTAAACACTGGATTCACCACGATGCAGGGAAGGTAATCTGTGCCATCCAATCTCGAACTAAGTGAAAAGACATAATGCACTCGCGCGATGACCGGCATACGCTGCACGGTATCGGACCATGTCGCATGTTGACGATTCGTCGCCTCAAAGATTTCAGCAATCTCATTGCCTGAGCTTGTGAGCTGCTTATATTGCGTTGCAAAATCAGCGAGTGCCGCCCAATTCGAAGAATTCTGATTCGCAGTTATAGTCTCATCCCAATTCGTCCAAGGATAGATAACCGGGTGCGCTGAAGATGATGCGGAACTACTAGACTTACCCGACAAAACTACCTTTCCAGGACTTAGCGTAAAAGAAGAGAATCCCTCATCGATACTAGCCCAACTCTCGGATAATAGAGACAGATCTCTTCGCCAACCACCATTAGAAGTATTGGTCAACAAGCCCTTAGAATAGATTGTCAAATCATGAAAAAATTCTGAAGGTAAATCACTACTTAAAGGAGCGGAGCTAACGAGGAGATCTAAAGATTCCAAAGATCCCGCACGGTCAACGCCGGTGGTATCATCAATATTGAAATCGATTCCGCTTGGCGCTGGAGAAACCAACATTTGCTCGGAAACCGAAAGTTTACTGGAGCCAGGATCCTCGGCGACTTTAAGCCGCACTTTGATATTCTCCCCCTGCACCCACCACGCATAGGCTCCGCTACCATCGGGCATCTCAGTTGGCCGAATATGCACCTCGTCATTCGCCACCGCAGTGCTCCCTAGAGTCCCTTTGGCCAAGAGTTGAACGGTGCCTGCGCTCTCAGCAACCGGTGGCACATCTGTGACTGTAAGCGCAGTGCCAGAGTTTTTCGATTCTTGAAAAGAGGACGTCAACCAAGACAAAAAGCGGCCTTGATCTGCACTGCCGATGTCCAATTTACCGTTATCCAACTTTAGGTCATAAACTGGCGCTTCCGGTAACCCCGTCGTTTTGTCATGATCCAGCCCTTCCCATGCCCTCCATACACCAGTAAGCTTCTTTGACCTTTCGGCATCAGGTATACCTGCTACGGATTGCGCGGGCGCGGTCACCCGCTGATCGAGACCAGCAGTCTCCTGCAAACTGCCGATCGCCAGATTAAGTGAGAGCAGTGCTGCTTGTTTGGATTCTAATTTGTGTTTACTAGTTTCTGCGCTCTGTTGTTCGACGTGAACCAGCGTCGTAATCGACAGAAGCAACAGCAACACAAAGGCCATCAAGCTTAACGCGATGGCGAGCGCAAAGCCATTTGATCTAGAATAAGCGGATAGGGTTCCAACTTTAGGGTGAAGCCGATAGGGCTGAGGCATTAGAATTTAGGGGTTGATGGTAGACTAATCGTTCTGATTTTACCTTAAATACGATGCATCGTCTATCGCTGGAATCAGGTATAGACAGGGTTTGGCGGGCAGTTGATTGTTCGGGAAGTGACGACTGCAAGAGGATGCGGTTTAATTCTCATAAACGCTGACGACGTTGTAGCACATATCCCAGTGCCACCAATCCCAGTAGTTCAGGCATACTGGACGGCTCAGGGATCGAGACATACTTGGCCCCCGATTCAATTCGGATATGATCCACACTGGCTTGTAGCTCATTCTGGCCATCGAAGCCCTCCTCAGGCGAATACGCGACCAATTGGATCGCTAGTTGTTTACCATAGGCAGGAGCAGACTTCGTCAGCGTCGTGCTGACGAAGAAGTCTTGATAGTTTCCCTTTCCGATCTTGGCGATTTCTGTTACCGGAAATTTTCCTTCTTCGATCAGGACAAACGAGCTGATGTCGCCATCGACTGCAAGATAACCAATCCGTAGATCCACGCTACTAGTATCATCAAAACTGGGGTTCCCTTCATCGATGCGTTGCCCTAAGGCAGCAATAAAGGTCCAGGTTGCTGCGGTCGCACGCTGAGGGGTTACCTTATTGTCCTCGTAAACTTGTGCAGTATAAATATGACTACGGCCAGGTGTTGTATTTAGTAACAAACGCTTTTTACCAAGCTCAGAATAATCACCGCTTAAATAGTTGTTAAGGCCTGCAACTCGATGCACCCCCGTTTTATTCGGAGCGCCAGCGCCACTCGTCACGACATCCCAGTCAGCAGTCGCACTGCGTTCAAATCCAGGGTTCAAAACAAGTGCTCCGAAAGCATTTGCACTGGCTAACAAACTGGTAATCAAGATCAAGGTTATCTGTTTCATAAAAATATATCGAAAATTTCTATTGCTGGTCGATTCAATCAGTAAATCACTCTGGCAGTAGTTCCACTGAGAAGAACTGCGTGCCTGTGTCCACCGGAACCGTTTGAACGGTTTCAGGCAACGTGTCGTCGGCACTTACCCCAGGAAATAGCACGTCCCAGTTTTCGGTTGGAGTAGAGAGATCATCACTCGACAAAATGTTAAACGATAAGCCAGGAGCCGATGGCCACGTTAGGTTCAGACTGTTTGCGTTCGCAGCAGATGCCTGCAATACAAAGCTCGAATTTGCATCTAAAGGATCCAGTCCCAAGCGTATTTCCGTGTAGTCGTCTGTGCGATCATTGTCCGTATCCGAAGAATCGGGATCAGTCTCGCCATCGCCCACTAGGCCATTGCCGTCGAGATCCTCATTTAGATCAGGTAGCCCATCATTGTCTAGATCGAGGCTGGCTTCCATAGTATCAATGATCGAAAGCACTCCGGCAGCATTCGTAGTATCCTGTGGCCAGATCGTGCCGAAGCGGCCGCCCCACTCCTCATCAAACTGTTGAGCCATGCCGCGTGCCAGCTCCAGAAGCTTGTCGGGATTGGTGGATGACAGGTCCGTGCTCTCCGTCGGATCAGTTGCAAGGTCATAGAGCGCAAAGCGGTCTTCTTCCCACAGATAAATCAACTTCCAATTGTCTCGACGGAAATTTGCGAAGTGATCGTTGCCGTCGCGACCATGTGGATAGTAAATCAAGACTTCCTGCGCACGATGCTCGCCCTGCTCGCCTCTCAAATAGGGGCTTAAGTCAGTGCCGTGCGTATGGACGCCCTCCGGCACATTCACACCAGCCACACTCATGATGGTCATTGGAATATCCCAGCAAGCAGCAATCGTATGTTCGACTGTATTCGCAGGAATTGAGAGTTGCTGCTGAAAGGCATTCGACGCATCTGGCTGTGCCCAAGCGGCGATAAAGGGTGTGCGAATGCCGCCTTCGGACCGGTTCCCCTTCATACCACGAAGCGGATAATCATGATAGGGTGAATCGGGAAGCGCATTATCATTGAGTAATCGGTTATCCGATCCGTTGTCTCCCATGAACAAAATCAATGTATTCTCGGCAATCGAATCCGACTGATCCTCGTCACCATTGGGGTCCTTTAAATAATTAATCAAATCTCCTAGCGATAGATCCATGCCTTCAATCATCGTGGCAAAGTCTTGGTTATCTCCACTCAAGGCGTCATAGTTACCCGTTGCTCTCGGGTCTGGCTGAAACGGCGCATGCACCGCGTAGTGTGACATATAGAGAAAGAACGGTTGCCCACGGTCGATTGACTCCGTGATCGCCTCGCTCGCTTTACGGGTTAAAGCATCCGTCAGGAAAACATCCGTGCCGTGAAAATCTTCCAACCCTGGGATGAGCCAAGAGGGTCGTCCTCCGCTGGCGTAATCTGCGGCGCCAAAATAACTGCCGGGCTGCCCCATCCAACTGCCTCCGATGTTGATGTCAAAACCGATAAAACGTGGATCTTCGACCCACTCATATTCGCTTGAATCATGCTGATCGGTAAAGTGTCCCTTACCGCAATGGATGGTGCGATACCCTGCGGCGCCCAACCATTTCGGCAGCGTGGGCTCGTCTTCGTCTTCGAACCCACGGTTTCGATAGTTCAATGGAGCATACTGTCCTTGGCGAGCACCAGTCGATTTGATCCATGAGGTTACCGCATGCCCAGTCGTATTGAGGCCAGTCATCAGGCTGGAGCGAGTCGGGCTACAAGTCGGCTGCGCATAAAAATCGGTAAAGCGCATCCCATTGGCAGCCAGACTTTCCATATTGGGAGTCACATACAGCTGGTTAAACTGATACGTCACCGGATCACCATTGCCGTCGAAGACGAAAGGCACCGAAGTGTCCATCGGCCCCATATCATCGACAAGAAAGAGAACCACATTGGGACGATCTGCCCCGACTTGAATCGTCACTTCGGCACTCGCTTCGCTCTCGGCATTGGACGCCGTCAAAGTAAAGGTCGTGTCCGTAGAAACGATGACGCTCGTCGAACCAGCGCCATCGAGCGTCAGACCTGTCACATCGCCAATCCCAGGCTCGATCTGCACGGAGTCGGCCGCCGAAGTCGTCCAACTCAAAGTCACACTCTGTCCCGGCTGCGCGTAAAAATCATCGATTGTAAACGCATCGACCGACGCAGGAGGATCGAACTCAATGACCAGCTTTGCACGGTTACTGGCAAATAGACCATTGGGTGAGGCAGAGGCATCCCATGTGCCGGACAGTGTGTAACTCCCGTCCTGCAAATCCGCGATTTCGGCTGCATCCAGCACAATCGCCAGCGCACTATCGACATTGCCATTGGCTTGAGCGTCGATTGCGGCCCAGAAAGTGGATGGATTTCCGGAATCATTCAGTGTCGCAGTCGGCCCGAGACTTTGCCCACTATCTGTAACAAAAGACAGCGTGTTGCCATCATCATCCGACAGGTCGATATAAAAAGTCGCCGAGTAAATGTCCTGCGTAAAAGCCGGGTAGGTGAAAGTAAAATCCAAGGTGGACGCACTGTCTGAGGTGCCTGACGAGGCAAACTCTACAGTGACTCCATTGCTAGTGAAGCTGCCCCCGTCCCCTTGACCCTTATATTGCGGATTATAGCGAACCGCCGCATACGGGTCTGTGCCACCCGCAGAACCTGCAGCCAGAATCAGTGCGCTTAGACTTCCAGCATTGGCTGCTGTGATGTTCGCAGTGCTGGTTCCCGTGGTATCGGTTACTAAGTCCTCGCTCCCCACGATAACACTCAGTGGTGCGGCAGAGAGCCCTCCTAAGGCGCTAAGCAAGCAGGCTGTAGCGACTAAGCCAGAATGTAATAATGTCTTCATATGATTAAGGACAAAAGTCCGACGTTCATAACAAACGCCGGACTCTAAAGAAGGTGATTGAATTGATCTGACGACCTAAAGAAACATCAACTACATACGGCGGCGTAGTGCGACGAAAGCAATCCCAGTCAGGCCGGCGAGCAATGCATAGCTCCCTGGCTCGGGGACCGCTGTAAATGTGCCATTCAATGCAATATTGTCCAGTAGGTGGCGGCGCTCGCCGTGGCTTCGTCCGTCTGCGTCCGAAAATGTCCACGTAAAGGTCAGCGTGGTATCGGTCACGCCGATCAAATCAGCCATCAATGCAACAAATGGATCTATATCCAAATAATCATCGTTATCAGCTGCAGCGACTGTAGGAAGCGAGTTACTTCCGTTGCTGGTGAAACTACCTCCGCCAGTAACAGTAAGGGTATAGTCAGGTGTCAGGGCATTGGCGGAACCTGAGAAATCAGCGAAGCCGTAATCAAATTCGAGAGAGGTGAAGTCGACCAACACGGTATCATCAATCGTTACAGTAAAAGATGCAGAGGTGACCGCCGAATTGTCCTGTCCGATCGTTGCCATTTGACTGCCATAATCGACAACATTCGGAGAAACCGCATTTGAGTGGGAACCTCCGGAAATATCAGTGCCGCGTGGTGTCGCGCTTAATATAAAATCACCAACCGTGACACCGCTAAATGTATTGCTACCACCATATGTAGCAAAGTCCACAGACGTTGCTCCTAAACCTGAGACAGCTTGCCCAGTAGCCAGCGTATTTTGGTTT
The window above is part of the Lentimonas sp. CC4 genome. Proteins encoded here:
- a CDS encoding PEP-CTERM sorting domain-containing protein; amino-acid sequence: MKQITLILITSLLASANAFGALVLNPGFERSATADWDVVTSGAGAPNKTGVHRVAGLNNYLSGDYSELGKKRLLLNTTPGRSHIYTAQVYEDNKVTPQRATAATWTFIAALGQRIDEGNPSFDDTSSVDLRIGYLAVDGDISSFVLIEEGKFPVTEIAKIGKGNYQDFFVSTTLTKSAPAYGKQLAIQLVAYSPEEGFDGQNELQASVDHIRIESGAKYVSIPEPSSMPELLGLVALGYVLQRRQRL
- a CDS encoding sulfatase-like hydrolase/transferase; its protein translation is MKTLLHSGLVATACLLSALGGLSAAPLSVIVGSEDLVTDTTGTSTANITAANAGSLSALILAAGSAGGTDPYAAVRYNPQYKGQGDGGSFTSNGVTVEFASSGTSDSASTLDFTFTYPAFTQDIYSATFYIDLSDDDGNTLSFVTDSGQSLGPTATLNDSGNPSTFWAAIDAQANGNVDSALAIVLDAAEIADLQDGSYTLSGTWDASASPNGLFASNRAKLVIEFDPPASVDAFTIDDFYAQPGQSVTLSWTTSAADSVQIEPGIGDVTGLTLDGAGSTSVIVSTDTTFTLTASNAESEASAEVTIQVGADRPNVVLFLVDDMGPMDTSVPFVFDGNGDPVTYQFNQLYVTPNMESLAANGMRFTDFYAQPTCSPTRSSLMTGLNTTGHAVTSWIKSTGARQGQYAPLNYRNRGFEDEDEPTLPKWLGAAGYRTIHCGKGHFTDQHDSSEYEWVEDPRFIGFDINIGGSWMGQPGSYFGAADYASGGRPSWLIPGLEDFHGTDVFLTDALTRKASEAITESIDRGQPFFLYMSHYAVHAPFQPDPRATGNYDALSGDNQDFATMIEGMDLSLGDLINYLKDPNGDEDQSDSIAENTLILFMGDNGSDNRLLNDNALPDSPYHDYPLRGMKGNRSEGGIRTPFIAAWAQPDASNAFQQQLSIPANTVEHTIAACWDIPMTIMSVAGVNVPEGVHTHGTDLSPYLRGEQGEHRAQEVLIYYPHGRDGNDHFANFRRDNWKLIYLWEEDRFALYDLATDPTESTDLSSTNPDKLLELARGMAQQFDEEWGGRFGTIWPQDTTNAAGVLSIIDTMEASLDLDNDGLPDLNEDLDGNGLVGDGETDPDSSDTDNDRTDDYTEIRLGLDPLDANSSFVLQASAANANSLNLTWPSAPGLSFNILSSDDLSTPTENWDVLFPGVSADDTLPETVQTVPVDTGTQFFSVELLPE
- a CDS encoding PEP-CTERM sorting domain-containing protein, with protein sequence MSLNSKSLIGGSCLLVSFLATLGSAHANVIEWGFEGPDVLTNQNTLATGQAVSGLGATSVDFATYGGSNTFSGVTVGDFILSATPRGTDISGGSHSNAVSPNVVDYGSQMATIGQDNSAVTSASFTVTIDDTVLVDFTSLEFDYGFADFSGSANALTPDYTLTVTGGGSFTSNGSNSLPTVAAADNDDYLDIDPFVALMADLIGVTDTTLTFTWTFSDADGRSHGERRHLLDNIALNGTFTAVPEPGSYALLAGLTGIAFVALRRRM